One genomic segment of Paenibacillus sp. FSL H8-0332 includes these proteins:
- a CDS encoding DUF3139 domain-containing protein: MRHTNRTVIIAGVVLAIVAGGIYVTLTGLPYKRSQIASEVREYLVHTRAYPAADIQEIRGVYSLKSGDYEAEVRYKDEPDQNYTYAKVNGVFRLVGVSSMYGKHIDETFY, translated from the coding sequence ATGAGGCATACTAACCGGACTGTGATCATTGCTGGCGTAGTACTCGCTATAGTTGCGGGGGGGATCTATGTGACGCTTACAGGGCTGCCGTATAAAAGAAGCCAAATCGCAAGCGAAGTAAGGGAGTACCTGGTTCATACCAGAGCGTATCCCGCAGCAGATATTCAAGAGATCCGTGGAGTCTATAGCCTAAAATCGGGCGATTATGAAGCGGAGGTACGGTATAAGGATGAACCTGATCAGAATTACACCTATGCCAAAGTAAATGGAGTGTTCAGACTCGTCGGGGTCAGCAGCATGTACGGGAAACATATAGATGAAACTTTTTATTGA
- a CDS encoding SDR family oxidoreductase, translating into MGKLDGKVALITGGNSGIGLASARLFVAEGAKVVITGRNPVSLNAAVEELGAEHVVAVQADATNPQSAVKAVNAAIEAFGRLDVVYANAGIAGSTPLGSTELAAFEEVLRVNVTSIPLGRAAVPEEVAKVALFLASDDSSYIQGADIAVDDGAGSSPLGAPIYRQNA; encoded by the coding sequence ATGGGGAAGCTTGACGGGAAGGTTGCATTGATTACTGGGGGGAATAGCGGGATTGGACTGGCAAGTGCCAGGCTGTTTGTGGCGGAGGGCGCAAAAGTGGTCATTACCGGCCGCAATCCGGTATCCTTGAATGCAGCGGTAGAAGAGTTGGGCGCGGAGCATGTAGTTGCTGTTCAGGCGGACGCGACCAATCCGCAGAGTGCAGTGAAGGCTGTGAATGCAGCCATTGAGGCCTTCGGCAGACTGGATGTGGTCTATGCGAATGCAGGAATCGCGGGCTCTACACCGCTGGGCAGTACAGAGCTGGCCGCCTTCGAGGAAGTACTCCGGGTCAATGTGACTTCGATTCCGCTGGGTCGCGCGGCTGTGCCGGAAGAGGTGGCTAAGGTAGCGCTATTCCTGGCCTCCGATGATTCTTCGTATATCCAGGGCGCAGATATCGCTGTTGACGACGGGGCGGGCAGCTCTCCGCTGGGCGCACCAATATACCGCCAGAACGCATAA
- a CDS encoding sugar phosphate isomerase/epimerase, whose translation MQDSLRIGTLVRGGEAVQVIPQIVKHGFESFQLNFWQTTGGIDLVETAARVRELAAEHHFVISAVGIYGNPLGGGPESETEATLAGWEQLIEHAHLFGTDIIGGFTGRLPGSSIDESLPRFAEVFGELSKRAADKGLRIAFENCAMGGSWQKGDWNIAHNPTAWEKMFNAVTADNLGLEWEPAHQLTALIDPIPQLRKWVDKIFHVHGKDATIAWDIVKEYGIHGPKPYVWDRTPGFGDTNWTDIITILRQGGYQGTIDIEGWHDPVYQGELEMMGQVHALNYLKHCRGGDFVSNPVI comes from the coding sequence ATGCAAGATTCACTGAGAATAGGTACGCTTGTGCGCGGCGGTGAAGCCGTCCAGGTCATTCCGCAGATTGTGAAGCATGGCTTCGAGTCCTTTCAACTGAATTTCTGGCAGACGACAGGCGGGATTGATCTGGTAGAGACGGCAGCCCGGGTCCGGGAGCTGGCGGCTGAGCATCACTTCGTCATCTCTGCTGTCGGCATCTACGGCAATCCGCTTGGCGGCGGGCCGGAGTCTGAGACGGAGGCCACCTTGGCGGGCTGGGAGCAGCTGATTGAGCATGCCCACTTGTTCGGGACGGACATTATCGGCGGCTTCACCGGACGGCTGCCCGGCTCGTCCATTGACGAATCGCTTCCGAGATTCGCTGAGGTATTCGGAGAATTGTCGAAGCGGGCGGCAGACAAGGGTCTGCGGATTGCTTTTGAGAATTGTGCGATGGGCGGGAGCTGGCAGAAGGGTGACTGGAATATCGCCCATAACCCTACAGCCTGGGAGAAAATGTTCAACGCCGTTACGGCAGACAATCTCGGGCTGGAATGGGAGCCTGCCCATCAGCTGACCGCGCTAATCGACCCGATCCCGCAGCTGCGCAAGTGGGTGGATAAAATTTTCCATGTTCATGGCAAGGACGCGACGATTGCCTGGGACATAGTCAAGGAGTACGGGATTCATGGTCCTAAGCCTTATGTATGGGACCGGACGCCGGGCTTCGGGGATACGAACTGGACGGATATTATCACCATTCTCCGGCAGGGCGGCTATCAGGGCACGATTGATATTGAAGGCTGGCATGATCCCGTCTATCAGGGGGAGCTGGAGATGATGGGCCAGGTCCATGCGCTGAATTACCTGAAGCATTGCCGGGGCGGAGATTTCGTATCCAATCCGGTGATATAA
- a CDS encoding LacI family DNA-binding transcriptional regulator, producing MDVNIKDIARISGVGISTVSRVINNKGLVSNATREKVLSVVKEYNYIPNSNARNLKTTQSKNIALMVKGITNPFFSIMIKEIERQVNLRGYPFLIHQVEDGTDEINAAIQLVKEKNLSGIIFMGGTYNHSEEKFKQLTVPFVLTTITTSQEVDPSIFSSVTIDESKEAYKATSYLLSLGHKSIGFLAKSPLLEDTTGSRRLLGYKMALEEHNIPYNSGFVEDCEYSPSSGFNAARRLLNRDRTVTAIFAASDTIAIGAAKAVLTAGLSIPDDISIIGFDGIEMAEYYHPALDTISQPGTEMALSSVGVLFDLITKHSSHQHIVYDAVLLKRGSCKMIKGR from the coding sequence GTGGACGTAAACATTAAGGATATCGCGAGGATATCCGGTGTAGGCATCTCAACAGTGTCCAGAGTGATCAATAATAAGGGTCTGGTGAGCAATGCCACCCGGGAGAAGGTACTGAGTGTCGTCAAGGAATATAACTATATTCCCAATTCCAACGCCAGAAATTTGAAGACAACGCAATCCAAGAATATCGCACTCATGGTCAAAGGGATTACTAACCCCTTCTTCTCCATTATGATCAAAGAGATTGAACGTCAGGTCAATCTGCGCGGATATCCGTTCCTTATCCATCAGGTGGAGGACGGGACCGATGAGATCAACGCCGCGATTCAACTGGTGAAAGAGAAGAATCTTAGCGGGATTATTTTCATGGGCGGTACCTATAATCATTCCGAAGAGAAGTTCAAGCAGTTAACGGTCCCGTTCGTACTTACGACGATCACCACCTCACAGGAAGTGGACCCGTCCATCTTCTCAAGCGTAACGATCGATGAATCCAAGGAAGCCTATAAGGCAACCTCATATTTACTTTCACTTGGTCATAAAAGCATCGGCTTTCTCGCCAAATCCCCTTTACTGGAAGACACCACAGGCAGCCGCCGCCTTCTTGGCTACAAGATGGCGCTGGAAGAACATAATATACCTTATAATTCGGGATTCGTAGAGGATTGTGAATACAGCCCCAGCTCGGGCTTCAACGCTGCACGCAGACTGCTTAACCGCGACAGAACCGTAACCGCTATCTTTGCGGCCTCCGATACGATTGCCATCGGTGCGGCCAAAGCTGTGCTTACCGCAGGCTTATCTATCCCCGATGATATTTCCATCATTGGATTTGACGGCATTGAGATGGCGGAATATTATCATCCTGCGCTGGATACGATCAGCCAGCCGGGCACTGAAATGGCGCTGTCCAGTGTGGGCGTGCTGTTCGACCTGATTACCAAACATTCCTCTCATCAGCACATTGTCTATGATGCGGTATTGCTCAAACGGGGCTCTTGCAAGATGATTAAGGGCCGGTAA
- a CDS encoding DUF3502 domain-containing protein → MKGKKIASSLAAVLMLTGVLSACSSNNNANGNTPAGSNAPSTSTGGVDTSKEAKLTYYLWGSEGVTNKDILAEINKKLKADLNTTLEIKYIDWGDVATKYPLLFASGESFDLSHASPGAPVSYYTLATEGALTDITDMLDKVAPKLKAEVPESSWQNTKVDGKIYGVPSLFSEYTPAGYAYRTDLMKKYGMTEIKSIDDMVKYMDNVVAKESFPPINGKAEDAQNMYRMLVDTTDMWLNAPGISLNELNLVTKSPEDYKKVFHPAFTQEFEDWAVKMREWGDKGYWGKDVLSASLGSKDNFRAANSAGYLTHAQDWIGQYGGDIKALPNSPTAFYTFAEANKKIKRKMGVDNSTVISANSSNPERSLMVIEKFMTDASYYNLMQYGIEGKHYVIEDGVKKQPQGFNEKTDGGGFSAWSLRNDKFVIPSDTDNPVRKDLFAAWDKEAIDDPYNGFSFDPANVTTEIASISNVNAQLGIQLMLGKTNKDPKTAVAEYRDQLKKAGVDKVIAEVEKQLAEFTPVN, encoded by the coding sequence CACAAGCACAGGAGGCGTAGACACTTCTAAGGAAGCGAAGTTGACGTACTACCTGTGGGGCAGTGAAGGAGTTACCAATAAAGACATTCTGGCCGAGATTAACAAGAAGCTTAAGGCCGATCTGAATACTACGCTTGAAATCAAATATATTGACTGGGGAGACGTAGCAACCAAGTATCCGCTGCTGTTCGCTTCCGGCGAATCGTTCGATCTGTCACATGCATCACCTGGTGCTCCTGTGTCCTACTACACCCTGGCTACTGAAGGTGCGCTGACGGACATTACCGATATGCTGGACAAGGTGGCTCCTAAGCTGAAGGCAGAGGTTCCTGAATCCTCCTGGCAGAATACTAAGGTAGATGGCAAAATCTATGGCGTACCGAGTCTGTTCAGTGAATACACGCCTGCCGGTTATGCCTACCGTACCGACCTGATGAAGAAATACGGCATGACTGAAATTAAGTCGATTGATGATATGGTTAAATACATGGATAATGTGGTTGCCAAAGAATCCTTCCCGCCAATCAACGGTAAGGCTGAGGATGCTCAGAACATGTACAGAATGCTCGTAGATACTACAGACATGTGGCTGAACGCACCTGGTATCTCGCTGAATGAACTGAATCTGGTTACCAAGAGCCCGGAGGATTACAAAAAAGTATTCCATCCAGCCTTCACCCAGGAATTCGAGGATTGGGCTGTGAAAATGCGTGAGTGGGGCGACAAGGGCTACTGGGGTAAAGACGTTCTGTCTGCTTCCCTCGGCAGCAAAGACAACTTCAGAGCTGCGAACTCTGCGGGTTATCTGACTCATGCCCAGGACTGGATCGGCCAGTATGGCGGAGATATCAAGGCGCTGCCTAATTCTCCTACAGCCTTCTATACTTTTGCTGAAGCCAATAAGAAAATCAAACGTAAGATGGGTGTAGACAACTCGACAGTAATCAGTGCGAACTCCTCTAACCCAGAGCGTTCACTGATGGTAATTGAGAAATTCATGACCGATGCAAGTTACTACAACCTGATGCAATACGGTATCGAAGGCAAGCACTACGTGATTGAAGATGGCGTGAAGAAACAGCCGCAGGGCTTCAATGAAAAAACAGACGGCGGCGGCTTCTCGGCCTGGTCGCTCAGAAACGACAAGTTCGTGATTCCTAGTGATACTGATAACCCGGTCCGTAAAGACCTGTTCGCTGCATGGGATAAAGAAGCGATCGATGATCCGTACAATGGCTTCAGCTTCGACCCGGCTAATGTAACTACTGAAATTGCCTCGATCTCGAACGTGAATGCACAGCTTGGTATTCAGCTCATGCTGGGTAAAACAAATAAAGATCCAAAGACAGCTGTAGCAGAATACCGCGATCAGCTGAAAAAAGCAGGAGTTGACAAGGTCATTGCCGAAGTAGAGAAACAATTGGCAGAATTTACACCTGTTAACTAA